Proteins from a single region of Chryseobacterium scophthalmum:
- a CDS encoding GLPGLI family protein: MKRIIIGVFSFLSVTLLAQNQRFSYEYRFITDSTKTNEVGTEIMYLDIAKKGSKFYSQKKSIADSIHQDRITKQTRDFTGIDYGLVPFVVEKSYPDFKIDFFNNLDMNKYKVSDNRAMNWKILPEKEKIGEFNAQKASLYFAGRIWTAWFVSDIPIQDGPYKFHGLPGLIIKIEDKTKSHSFVLKEIKKSNSNQEWVSDNEKKSFGNTVVIDQEKYKKQVIDSRNNPTKGMRQMLSGNTKVMMIDEHGKPLDVEKMLREQERDAKANNTRNNNLLELDLLKS; encoded by the coding sequence ATGAAGAGAATTATTATTGGAGTTTTTTCCTTTTTAAGTGTGACGCTTTTAGCTCAGAATCAACGTTTTTCTTACGAATACAGATTCATTACAGATTCTACTAAAACGAATGAAGTTGGTACAGAAATCATGTATCTGGATATAGCCAAAAAAGGTTCGAAATTCTACAGTCAAAAGAAAAGTATAGCTGATTCAATACATCAGGATAGAATAACGAAACAGACAAGAGATTTTACGGGTATTGATTATGGCTTAGTTCCATTTGTTGTCGAAAAATCTTATCCTGATTTTAAAATAGATTTCTTCAACAATCTCGACATGAATAAATATAAAGTTTCTGATAACAGAGCAATGAACTGGAAAATTTTACCTGAAAAAGAGAAAATTGGCGAGTTTAATGCTCAAAAAGCATCTCTTTATTTTGCAGGCAGAATTTGGACAGCATGGTTTGTCTCTGATATTCCTATTCAGGACGGACCTTATAAGTTTCATGGTTTGCCGGGATTGATTATTAAAATTGAAGATAAAACAAAATCACATTCTTTTGTTTTAAAAGAAATCAAAAAAAGTAATTCTAATCAGGAATGGGTGAGTGATAATGAGAAAAAATCTTTTGGAAATACTGTTGTAATTGACCAGGAAAAATACAAAAAGCAAGTCATTGATTCTAGAAATAACCCTACAAAAGGAATGCGACAAATGTTATCCGGAAACACAAAAGTAATGATGATCGATGAACACGGAAAACCGCTAGATGTTGAAAAAATGCTACGAGAACAAGAGAGGGATGCCAAAGCAAATAATACGAGAAATAATAATTTACTAGAATTAGATTTATTAAAATCTTAA
- a CDS encoding RNA recognition motif domain-containing protein: protein MNIFVSNINYATKEYELHDLFAEFGDVSSAKIVTDRETGRSRGFGFIEMGDEEGGQAIEALNQKEFNGKILNVSEAKPREEKPRRSFDNNRSGGGSYGNNRGGGNSGGGYGNNNRGGNGGGGSRW, encoded by the coding sequence ATGAACATTTTTGTTTCAAACATCAATTACGCAACTAAAGAATATGAGTTGCACGATTTATTCGCAGAATTTGGCGATGTATCATCAGCTAAAATTGTAACAGACAGAGAGACTGGTCGTTCTAGAGGTTTCGGTTTTATCGAAATGGGTGACGAAGAAGGAGGTCAAGCTATTGAGGCTCTTAACCAGAAAGAATTTAACGGAAAAATTCTTAACGTTTCTGAGGCTAAGCCAAGAGAAGAAAAACCAAGAAGAAGTTTTGATAATAACAGAAGCGGTGGTGGAAGTTATGGTAACAACCGTGGAGGAGGTAACTCTGGAGGTGGTTACGGAAACAACAACCGTGGAGGTAACGGAGGCGGCGGAAGTCGTTGGTAA
- a CDS encoding phosphatase PAP2 family protein: MEEKKTSALHIISRIISDFFNPLVSLFIYFVYLSFQNYTFKQATSHFLPILLMVIIPVVAWLVWNVKTGRYTNMDVSNRVQRKSLYIFIAVFIIAYQIYHYVMNGFLDFVMLFILILLFALQYSNLYIKSSMHTAFNVFVAALFYAFDWKAGIFWFGIATLVGITRVILKRHTIKEVFMGAGIAFLVSFIYLYCNIQFQH, translated from the coding sequence ATGGAAGAAAAAAAGACTTCGGCACTGCATATTATTTCAAGAATTATCTCAGACTTTTTCAATCCTTTGGTTTCTCTGTTTATTTATTTTGTGTACTTGAGTTTTCAGAATTATACCTTTAAACAAGCGACTTCTCATTTTCTTCCGATATTATTAATGGTTATTATTCCGGTAGTTGCCTGGTTGGTTTGGAATGTGAAAACAGGGAGATATACCAATATGGATGTTTCAAACCGGGTGCAGAGAAAATCTTTATATATTTTTATTGCAGTCTTCATTATTGCTTATCAAATTTACCATTATGTAATGAATGGTTTTCTTGATTTTGTCATGCTTTTTATTTTAATCTTACTTTTTGCACTTCAATACAGTAATCTATATATTAAAAGTTCGATGCACACTGCCTTTAATGTGTTTGTTGCCGCATTGTTTTATGCATTCGACTGGAAAGCAGGAATTTTTTGGTTCGGAATTGCAACTTTGGTAGGAATTACAAGAGTGATTTTAAAAAGACACACCATAAAAGAGGTATTTATGGGCGCAGGAATAGCTTTTCTGGTATCTTTTATTTATCTTTATTGCAATATTCAATTTCAACACTAA
- a CDS encoding BlaI/MecI/CopY family transcriptional regulator has product MKINHLTSAEENLMKLFWKLQSFYLKDVMEQHAEPKPHQNTVSTYLKILVEKGYLSTEKEGRIFKYSVIVPFDDYKKFLLKELSHNFFNDSGKEILEFLFNENLISQNDLRTYFDLKIEMKPVKVKEPKLEYAEEILNPKKDKKGKDKKKKKKKNEN; this is encoded by the coding sequence ATGAAAATAAATCATCTTACTTCTGCCGAAGAAAATTTAATGAAGTTATTCTGGAAGCTCCAAAGCTTTTATTTAAAGGACGTTATGGAGCAGCATGCGGAACCAAAACCGCATCAAAATACTGTTTCAACTTACCTGAAAATACTGGTTGAAAAAGGCTATTTGTCCACCGAAAAAGAAGGCAGAATTTTCAAGTACTCAGTAATTGTACCTTTTGATGATTATAAAAAGTTTTTATTGAAAGAACTTTCACATAATTTCTTTAACGATTCAGGAAAAGAAATTCTGGAATTTTTATTTAATGAAAATTTGATTTCACAGAATGACCTTAGAACTTATTTTGACCTTAAAATCGAAATGAAACCTGTAAAAGTAAAAGAACCTAAATTGGAATATGCTGAAGAAATCTTAAATCCTAAAAAAGACAAGAAAGGAAAGGATAAGAAAAAGAAGAAGAAAAAGAATGAAAATTAG
- a CDS encoding helix-turn-helix domain-containing protein — translation MKIFIKNMVCGRCIAAVSNIFNERNIKITQISLGEVETEGEVSKADIQFIENRLEETGFERIKDATHQLVDKIKNLIIIKIGKLDIDENFLLSKFLSVEFHKDYSSLSKAFSQNENITVEQFFILQKIEKVKELLLYNEFNLTEIAGKLGYKSVQHLSSQFRSTTGFTPTEFKKLKVHNRRSLDMVQETDTKDQ, via the coding sequence ATGAAAATTTTCATAAAAAATATGGTCTGTGGAAGATGTATTGCTGCAGTTTCAAATATTTTTAATGAACGTAATATAAAGATTACTCAAATTAGCTTAGGTGAAGTAGAAACCGAGGGTGAAGTTTCAAAAGCAGACATTCAATTCATTGAAAATCGATTAGAGGAAACAGGTTTTGAAAGAATAAAAGATGCAACGCACCAATTAGTCGATAAAATTAAAAACCTGATCATCATTAAAATCGGAAAACTTGATATTGATGAAAACTTTTTACTGTCGAAATTTTTAAGTGTAGAATTCCATAAAGATTACAGTTCATTATCAAAAGCCTTTTCACAAAATGAAAACATTACGGTTGAGCAGTTTTTTATTCTTCAGAAAATTGAAAAAGTAAAAGAACTTCTTCTTTATAATGAATTCAATTTAACAGAAATTGCCGGAAAACTAGGCTACAAAAGTGTGCAACATTTATCATCACAATTTAGAAGCACTACAGGATTTACACCTACGGAATTTAAAAAACTGAAAGTTCATAACAGAAGATCTTTGGATATGGTGCAAGAAACTGATACTAAAGATCAATAA
- a CDS encoding sugar O-acetyltransferase produces MTEKEKCQNGLLYDANYDSELLNDRMVCKDFCLEYNQLKNSELEKRKELIKKIIKNSKENITIEPNFWCDYGYNIELGENFYANHNLIILDGAKVKFGNNIFIGPNCSFYTAGHPIDLKQRNAGLEYAHPITVGDNVWFGGNVIVLPGVSIGSNSVIGAGSVVAKDIPANVIAVGNPCKVIKNIAGSE; encoded by the coding sequence ATGACAGAAAAAGAGAAATGCCAGAACGGTTTATTATATGATGCAAACTATGACTCTGAATTATTAAATGACAGAATGGTGTGTAAAGACTTTTGCTTGGAATACAATCAACTTAAAAATTCAGAATTAGAAAAGAGAAAAGAATTAATAAAGAAAATTATTAAAAATTCAAAAGAAAATATAACTATAGAACCTAATTTTTGGTGTGATTACGGATACAATATTGAGCTGGGTGAAAACTTTTATGCGAATCATAATCTAATAATTTTAGACGGAGCAAAAGTAAAGTTTGGAAATAATATTTTTATTGGACCAAATTGTAGTTTTTATACTGCAGGTCATCCAATTGATTTGAAACAGCGTAATGCTGGTCTAGAATACGCACATCCTATAACAGTTGGAGATAATGTTTGGTTTGGCGGAAATGTTATTGTTTTGCCTGGAGTTTCTATTGGAAGTAATTCGGTAATCGGAGCGGGAAGTGTAGTGGCAAAAGATATTCCGGCTAATGTAATTGCTGTAGGGAATCCATGTAAAGTAATTAAAAATATTGCTGGATCCGAATAA
- a CDS encoding acyl-CoA thioesterase, which translates to MNYHTRKWVKPEDLNPNQSLFGGKLLQWIDEEAALYAVIQLENKKVVTKFISEINFVSSAKQGDIIEIGIEVSSFGSTSLTLKCDVRNKMTHQTIITVDKIVMVNLDENGNPAAHGKTKVEFVKDRLNNSL; encoded by the coding sequence ATGAATTATCATACTCGAAAATGGGTAAAACCAGAAGATCTAAACCCAAACCAATCATTATTCGGAGGAAAACTATTACAATGGATTGATGAAGAAGCAGCCTTATACGCGGTGATTCAGTTGGAAAATAAAAAAGTAGTTACCAAGTTTATTTCAGAAATAAATTTTGTGAGTTCAGCAAAACAGGGCGATATTATCGAAATTGGAATTGAAGTTTCATCTTTTGGCTCCACTTCTCTTACACTGAAATGTGATGTAAGAAATAAAATGACCCATCAAACAATCATCACCGTTGATAAAATTGTAATGGTGAATCTTGATGAAAACGGTAATCCTGCAGCACACGGAAAAACAAAAGTAGAATTTGTGAAAGACAGACTGAACAATTCATTATGA
- the pdhA gene encoding pyruvate dehydrogenase (acetyl-transferring) E1 component subunit alpha, producing MKEFSKEIYLKWYEDMTMWRRFEDKCRSLYLKQKIRGFLHLYNGQEAIPAGFTHAMDLTKDSMITAYRCHIHPMAMGVDPKRIMAELCGKATGTSGGMGGSMHIFSKEHRFYGGHGIVGGQIPLGAGIAFADKFFDRKAVNICFFGDGAARQGSLHETFNMAMNWKLPVVFVVENNQYAMGTSVKRTANHEDIYKLGLGYEMPCLAVDAMDPEKVAEVAYEAIERARRGDGPTFIEARTYRFRGHSMSDAEPYRSKEEVAIHKKDDPIELIKERILANNWATEEELETLDNKSRDFVEECIEFMENSPYPDAEKVYEYVYAQENYPFLDKLEN from the coding sequence ATGAAAGAATTTTCTAAAGAGATATACCTGAAGTGGTATGAAGATATGACAATGTGGAGAAGGTTTGAAGACAAATGCCGTTCTCTTTATCTAAAACAAAAAATCAGAGGTTTTTTACATTTGTACAACGGTCAGGAAGCTATTCCGGCTGGTTTTACGCATGCAATGGATTTAACTAAAGATAGTATGATCACTGCTTACAGATGTCACATTCATCCAATGGCAATGGGAGTAGATCCTAAAAGAATCATGGCAGAACTTTGTGGTAAAGCTACAGGTACTTCTGGAGGTATGGGTGGATCTATGCACATTTTCAGCAAAGAGCACAGATTTTATGGAGGTCACGGTATTGTAGGAGGTCAGATTCCTTTGGGAGCGGGTATTGCTTTTGCAGATAAATTTTTCGACAGAAAAGCTGTAAACATCTGTTTCTTTGGAGACGGTGCTGCAAGACAAGGATCTCTTCACGAAACTTTCAACATGGCAATGAACTGGAAACTTCCTGTAGTATTTGTTGTTGAAAACAATCAGTATGCAATGGGAACTTCTGTAAAAAGAACAGCTAACCACGAAGATATCTATAAACTAGGTTTAGGATACGAAATGCCATGTCTTGCTGTAGATGCAATGGATCCTGAGAAAGTGGCTGAAGTTGCTTACGAAGCTATTGAAAGAGCAAGAAGAGGTGATGGACCTACTTTTATCGAAGCTAGAACTTACCGTTTCAGAGGGCACTCAATGTCTGATGCAGAACCATACAGATCTAAAGAAGAAGTTGCTATTCATAAGAAAGATGATCCTATTGAATTGATCAAAGAAAGAATCTTAGCAAATAATTGGGCAACTGAAGAAGAATTGGAAACTTTGGATAACAAATCAAGAGATTTTGTAGAAGAATGTATTGAGTTTATGGAAAACTCTCCGTATCCTGATGCAGAAAAAGTTTACGAGTATGTTTATGCTCAAGAAAACTATCCGTTCTTAGATAAATTAGAAAACTAA
- a CDS encoding NAD-dependent epimerase/dehydratase family protein gives MKIIITGTTGMVGEGVLIECLQNNKVSEILSVSRKSCGINHPKLKELIISDFLQLDNFHDQLTDYDACFYCAGISSIGLDEDKYTKITFDTTLHFAKTLLDLNPNMTFNYISGKSTDSTEKGKVMWARVKGKTENALMKLNFKGQYNFRPGFMKHFKEQKNVKTIFKIFGAFYPTLFPKSSLTLQEVGRAMINISEKGYSKQILEVADIKKIAQ, from the coding sequence GTGAAAATAATAATTACTGGAACAACAGGAATGGTTGGAGAAGGCGTTTTAATTGAATGCCTTCAAAACAATAAAGTATCCGAAATACTAAGCGTAAGTCGTAAATCTTGTGGAATAAATCATCCTAAACTGAAAGAACTTATCATCAGTGATTTTTTACAGTTAGACAATTTCCATGATCAGTTGACAGACTATGATGCCTGTTTTTATTGTGCCGGAATTAGTTCGATAGGTTTAGACGAAGACAAATACACAAAAATAACTTTTGACACTACTCTTCATTTTGCTAAAACCCTGTTGGATTTGAACCCAAATATGACATTCAATTATATATCCGGTAAAAGTACAGACAGCACAGAAAAAGGTAAAGTAATGTGGGCAAGAGTAAAAGGAAAAACTGAAAATGCCTTAATGAAATTGAATTTTAAAGGACAATACAATTTCCGACCAGGTTTTATGAAACATTTTAAAGAGCAGAAAAACGTAAAGACTATTTTTAAAATTTTCGGAGCATTCTACCCTACACTTTTTCCGAAAAGCTCATTAACACTACAAGAAGTCGGTAGAGCAATGATTAATATTTCAGAAAAAGGCTATTCAAAACAAATTCTGGAAGTAGCAGATATTAAAAAAATTGCTCAATAA
- a CDS encoding heavy metal translocating P-type ATPase, with the protein MLQKYNILGMTCSGCQKKISEKLNSVNGISADVNLETSSVEITSDAEIDLNELNKALSEIGNYKLEDPNKPENTFLKPQDRVSPSSVYYCPMECEGDKVYFQQGKRCPDCNMYLVPIEEKLAKDPNHKPTYSSTNLPENFKDHVGSFYCPMFCEGDKVYEEKTDCPVCHMHLEEITEDLVKNSASHSHHHHHNHQQHETPKVTDDMAGRYYCPMFCEGDKTYDSNVGCPVCGMDLVKYPEKGEEETDDTYLILKRKFIISLVFTIPVFILSMGGMLIDFPFSHDIQGIFELILTIPVLFYSGWFIMKRGWVSFKTWNLNMFSLIALGVAAAFIFSIVALIFPDLLPHEIQGHNQKAPLYFEAVSVILTLVILGQLMEALAHKKTGNAIKELMNLSPDEANLIVNNEEKRVPLSEVKIGDLLKVKPGEKIPVDGKIIEGNSVVDESMITGEPIPVEKNIDDQVTSGTINGNQVFLMKAEKVGDETLLSKIIKMVNDASRSRAPIQKLTDKVAKVFVPTVIVVAVVTFILWQFFGPEGQKTLFAFINAVAVLIVACPCALGLATPMSLMVGIGKGAKNGILIKNAEALELMHKVNVLITDKTGTLTEGKPSLEHIETINNSSENTILKLAYSLNQNSEHPLSSAVIKKAKADHISAEKVEKFENISGKGVKGIINGKTVYLGNENLLVSNGIQIPENLKLKAKEVQSKAHTLSYIAQENETLGFVSFSDKIKESSRKAVQHLMNEGIEVIMMTGDNENTAKAVADELGIKNYKASCLPEDKLNEVKKLQEQGKIVAMTGDGINDSPALAQSNVGIAMGTGTDVAIETAEITLLKGDILGIAKAKILSEKLLRNIKENLFFAFIYNVLGIPVAAGLLYPFFGILLSPMIAAAAMSLSSLSVILNSLRLNSVDLDIKTSHSD; encoded by the coding sequence ATGCTACAAAAATATAATATCCTCGGAATGACCTGTTCTGGTTGCCAGAAAAAAATTTCAGAAAAACTGAACAGTGTAAACGGAATTTCGGCTGATGTCAATCTTGAAACCAGCTCTGTTGAGATCACTTCTGATGCAGAAATCGATCTGAATGAGTTGAATAAAGCACTTTCAGAAATTGGAAATTATAAATTAGAAGATCCCAATAAACCTGAAAATACTTTTCTAAAACCTCAAGACCGGGTTTCACCTTCTTCCGTTTATTATTGCCCGATGGAATGTGAGGGTGATAAAGTATATTTCCAACAGGGAAAAAGATGTCCTGATTGCAATATGTATTTGGTTCCGATCGAGGAAAAATTAGCAAAAGATCCTAATCATAAACCAACATATTCTTCTACCAACTTGCCTGAAAATTTCAAAGACCATGTCGGAAGCTTTTATTGTCCGATGTTCTGCGAAGGCGATAAAGTGTACGAAGAAAAAACAGATTGCCCGGTTTGTCACATGCATTTAGAAGAAATTACCGAAGATTTGGTTAAAAATTCAGCTTCCCATTCACATCATCATCATCACAATCATCAACAACACGAAACCCCAAAAGTTACGGATGATATGGCAGGAAGATATTACTGTCCGATGTTTTGTGAAGGTGATAAAACTTACGACAGCAATGTTGGCTGCCCGGTTTGCGGAATGGATTTGGTAAAATATCCCGAAAAAGGCGAAGAAGAAACTGATGATACTTATCTTATTTTAAAAAGAAAATTTATTATTTCTTTGGTTTTCACTATTCCCGTTTTTATTCTTTCGATGGGTGGAATGTTGATTGATTTTCCTTTTTCACATGATATTCAGGGGATTTTTGAATTGATTTTAACAATTCCTGTTTTATTTTATTCCGGGTGGTTTATTATGAAAAGAGGTTGGGTTTCATTTAAAACATGGAACCTGAATATGTTCAGCTTAATTGCTTTAGGTGTTGCTGCAGCCTTTATTTTCAGCATCGTTGCTTTAATTTTCCCAGATTTGCTTCCTCATGAAATACAAGGTCACAATCAAAAAGCACCATTATATTTTGAAGCCGTTTCCGTTATTCTGACTTTGGTTATTTTAGGTCAGTTAATGGAAGCTTTAGCGCACAAAAAAACAGGAAATGCCATCAAAGAATTGATGAATCTTTCTCCTGATGAAGCTAATTTAATTGTAAATAATGAAGAAAAAAGAGTTCCGCTTTCTGAAGTAAAAATTGGAGACCTATTGAAAGTAAAACCAGGTGAAAAAATTCCTGTTGACGGAAAAATAATCGAAGGAAATTCTGTAGTTGACGAAAGCATGATTACCGGAGAACCGATTCCTGTTGAGAAAAATATTGATGATCAGGTAACTTCAGGAACAATCAATGGAAATCAGGTTTTCCTGATGAAAGCAGAAAAAGTAGGTGACGAAACTTTGCTTTCAAAGATTATAAAAATGGTGAACGACGCAAGCAGAAGCCGTGCTCCGATCCAAAAACTGACTGATAAAGTGGCTAAAGTTTTTGTTCCGACAGTTATTGTTGTTGCTGTTGTTACTTTTATTTTATGGCAATTTTTCGGCCCAGAAGGCCAGAAAACTCTATTTGCTTTTATTAATGCAGTTGCGGTTCTCATTGTGGCTTGCCCATGTGCTTTAGGCTTGGCTACTCCGATGTCTCTGATGGTCGGAATCGGTAAAGGCGCTAAAAACGGAATTCTTATAAAAAATGCCGAAGCGCTTGAATTAATGCACAAAGTAAACGTCTTAATTACAGATAAAACGGGAACTTTAACCGAAGGAAAACCATCTTTAGAACACATCGAAACTATTAATAATTCTTCTGAAAATACAATTTTAAAATTAGCTTATTCTTTAAATCAAAACTCAGAACACCCTTTATCAAGTGCTGTCATCAAGAAAGCAAAAGCCGATCATATTTCAGCTGAAAAAGTTGAAAAATTCGAAAACATTTCCGGTAAAGGCGTGAAAGGAATCATTAATGGAAAAACTGTTTATTTAGGAAACGAAAACCTTTTAGTTTCTAATGGAATTCAAATTCCGGAAAATTTAAAATTAAAAGCGAAAGAAGTTCAGTCAAAAGCACATACCCTTTCTTATATTGCTCAGGAAAATGAGACTTTAGGTTTTGTAAGTTTCAGCGATAAAATTAAAGAAAGTTCCAGAAAAGCTGTTCAGCATTTAATGAATGAAGGGATCGAAGTGATTATGATGACCGGTGACAACGAAAATACCGCAAAAGCTGTTGCAGATGAATTAGGAATTAAAAATTACAAAGCAAGCTGTCTTCCTGAAGATAAATTAAATGAAGTGAAAAAACTTCAGGAACAGGGAAAAATAGTAGCCATGACCGGAGACGGAATTAACGACTCTCCTGCTTTAGCACAATCCAACGTCGGAATTGCAATGGGAACAGGAACTGATGTTGCGATAGAAACTGCAGAAATCACATTACTAAAAGGTGATATTTTAGGAATTGCCAAAGCAAAAATATTAAGCGAAAAACTCTTAAGAAACATTAAAGAAAACCTGTTCTTTGCTTTTATCTACAATGTTTTAGGAATCCCGGTTGCAGCAGGATTGTTGTATCCATTTTTCGGAATTCTTTTATCACCAATGATTGCAGCAGCGGCAATGAGTCTTAGTTCTTTATCGGTGATTTTAAATTCATTACGACTGAATTCTGTAGATTTAGATATAAAAACTTCTCACTCTGATTAG
- a CDS encoding pyruvate dehydrogenase complex dihydrolipoamide acetyltransferase yields the protein MAEVITMPRLSDTMTEGKVAKWHKKVGDKVKEGDILAEIETDKAVQDFESEVEGTLLYVGVEEGSAAAVDLVLAIIGNEGEDISGLTGGAAAPSAASEDKKEEPKTESNTTATEETSAEVPAGVEVITMPRLSDTMTEGKVAKWHKNVGDTVKEGDLLAEIETDKAVQDFESEFNGILLKQGVEEGGAAPVDTVLAIIGPEGTDVSAVGAPKAAAKSTDQPAEQKSETKTEEKSVASTANSSSDRVAISPLAKKMAQEKGVDINSVQGSGENGRIVKKDIENYQPSAKPAASAPTASPAAQVALSFVQGEDTETPNSQVRNIIAKRLSESKFSAPHYYLMVEINMDKAIEARKEINSLPDTKISFNDMVIKATAVALRKHPQVNSSWAGDKVIHRGNINVGVAVAIPDGLVVPVLKNTDQMNYTQISAAVKDMAGRAKSKGLKANEMEGSTFSISNLGMFGIETFTSIINQPNAAILSVGAIIEKPIVKNGQIVVGNIMKLSLACDHRVVDGATGAQFLQTLKTYLESPLTLLL from the coding sequence ATGGCAGAAGTGATTACAATGCCACGTCTTTCCGATACAATGACGGAAGGAAAAGTGGCTAAATGGCATAAAAAAGTAGGAGATAAGGTAAAAGAAGGAGATATTTTAGCCGAAATCGAAACTGATAAAGCAGTACAGGATTTTGAATCTGAAGTTGAAGGAACTCTTCTTTATGTAGGTGTTGAAGAAGGTTCAGCTGCTGCAGTAGACTTAGTTTTGGCAATTATCGGAAATGAAGGAGAAGATATTTCAGGATTAACAGGCGGAGCTGCTGCTCCCAGCGCTGCTTCTGAAGACAAAAAAGAAGAACCAAAAACAGAATCTAATACTACTGCAACTGAAGAAACTTCTGCGGAAGTTCCGGCTGGAGTAGAAGTGATTACAATGCCAAGACTTTCTGATACAATGACGGAAGGTAAAGTGGCTAAATGGCATAAAAATGTAGGTGATACCGTAAAAGAAGGAGATCTTCTTGCTGAAATTGAAACCGATAAGGCTGTTCAGGATTTTGAATCTGAATTTAACGGAATTCTTTTGAAGCAAGGTGTTGAAGAAGGTGGTGCTGCTCCGGTTGATACCGTTTTGGCTATCATCGGACCAGAAGGAACTGATGTTTCTGCGGTTGGAGCTCCAAAAGCTGCTGCAAAATCTACAGATCAACCAGCTGAACAAAAATCTGAAACGAAAACAGAAGAGAAATCGGTTGCATCAACTGCAAATTCTTCTTCAGACAGAGTAGCAATTTCTCCTTTAGCTAAAAAAATGGCTCAGGAAAAAGGTGTTGACATCAATTCTGTACAAGGTTCAGGTGAAAACGGAAGAATCGTAAAAAAAGATATTGAAAATTATCAGCCATCTGCAAAACCTGCTGCTTCAGCTCCGACTGCAAGTCCGGCTGCACAAGTTGCATTAAGTTTTGTACAAGGTGAAGATACGGAGACTCCAAACTCTCAGGTTAGAAATATTATTGCAAAACGTCTTTCTGAAAGTAAATTCTCTGCTCCTCATTATTATCTGATGGTTGAAATCAACATGGATAAAGCGATTGAGGCTAGAAAAGAAATCAATTCTTTACCAGATACTAAAATTTCTTTCAACGATATGGTGATTAAAGCGACTGCAGTTGCTTTAAGAAAACATCCACAGGTAAATTCTAGTTGGGCAGGAGATAAGGTAATTCACAGAGGAAATATCAACGTTGGAGTAGCGGTTGCAATTCCTGACGGATTGGTAGTTCCGGTTCTTAAGAATACAGATCAAATGAATTATACGCAAATTTCAGCTGCTGTAAAAGATATGGCTGGAAGAGCAAAATCTAAAGGTCTTAAAGCTAACGAAATGGAAGGTTCTACATTCTCTATCTCAAACTTGGGAATGTTCGGAATTGAAACTTTCACAAGCATCATCAATCAACCTAACGCAGCAATTCTTTCTGTAGGTGCAATTATTGAAAAACCAATCGTTAAGAACGGTCAAATTGTTGTTGGAAACATCATGAAGCTTTCATTAGCTTGTGATCACAGAGTTGTAGATGGAGCGACAGGAGCTCAGTTCTTGCAAACTTTAAAAACGTATTTAGAAAGTCCTTTAACTTTGTTACTGTAA